Proteins co-encoded in one Betaproteobacteria bacterium genomic window:
- a CDS encoding tripartite tricarboxylate transporter substrate binding protein, translated as MSLAVSVFAADAYPSRTVRLVVPFAAGSATDTMARLLAQELSPRLGQSVVVENKAGGLGQIAAQHVARSAPDGYTLFVTTNTTHSANPHLFRTLPYDPIKDFEPIARTATLPFMLVVNGQLPVRSTAGFLSYAKANPGKLTYASASSTSLVAAESLNVLGHVSMVGVYYKASPQAILDVASGQVQVMVADFATAMPHVTAGRLKVLAVTTAKRSSLVPDAPPLGESVKGFDVTSWNGLFAPAGTPPEIVQRLARETLAVLARPDVKSRLASIGFEVDPLGPQDFAAYVRNQLDYWGRLVRDAGIRPE; from the coding sequence ATGTCCCTTGCGGTCTCCGTCTTCGCGGCGGACGCCTATCCGTCGCGGACCGTGCGCCTGGTCGTGCCCTTTGCGGCGGGAAGCGCCACGGACACCATGGCACGGCTGCTCGCCCAGGAACTCTCTCCGCGTCTGGGGCAGAGCGTGGTGGTCGAGAACAAGGCGGGCGGCCTGGGCCAGATCGCCGCCCAGCACGTCGCGCGCAGTGCGCCCGACGGGTACACGCTGTTCGTCACGACCAACACGACGCACTCCGCCAACCCGCATCTGTTCCGGACCCTGCCCTACGATCCGATCAAGGACTTCGAGCCGATTGCGCGCACGGCCACGCTTCCGTTCATGCTGGTGGTGAACGGTCAGCTTCCGGTCCGGTCGACCGCCGGTTTCCTGAGCTATGCCAAGGCGAATCCCGGCAAGCTCACCTACGCTTCGGCCAGCAGCACCTCGCTCGTGGCCGCCGAGAGCCTCAACGTTCTGGGGCACGTGTCGATGGTCGGTGTCTATTACAAGGCCAGTCCCCAGGCCATCCTGGACGTGGCCTCCGGCCAGGTGCAGGTCATGGTGGCGGATTTCGCCACGGCCATGCCCCACGTGACGGCCGGACGGCTCAAGGTGCTGGCGGTGACCACCGCGAAGCGGTCTTCCCTGGTTCCGGACGCTCCCCCTCTGGGGGAATCCGTGAAGGGATTCGACGTCACTTCGTGGAACGGCCTGTTTGCGCCTGCGGGCACCCCGCCCGAGATCGTCCAGCGGCTGGCGCGGGAGACCTTGGCCGTCCTGGCGAGACCCGACGTGAAGTCGCGCCTGGCCTCCATCGGCTTCGAAGTCGACCCGTTGGGTCCCCAGGACTTTGCGGCATACGTACGCAACCAGCTCGACTACTGGGGGCGTCTGGTTCGCGACGCCGGCATCAGGCCCGAGTGA
- a CDS encoding patatin-like phospholipase family protein, which translates to MNYKCRRGSGTGGGRLSHSRTIRGLAAGIAMVTAVLLPGSSHACRDVPDPPRPRIGLVLSGGGALGLAHVGVLRVIEELRIPVDCIAGTSMGAIVGAAYASGMTPEEMERRLRETQWDRVFRDAPARSEQSLLHKQLDSVGLWSLELGVSRGLPVLPKGAISGQQMLATLRSFVQEPANGDFDRLPIPFRAVATDIETGEAVVLSRGDLARAMRASMSVPGIVSPEEIDGRVLLDGGLVRNLPVDVVRAMGADIVIAVNLGTKLLKREELQSVLGVSVQMINILTEQNVRRSLSELRQGDLLVEPDLAGFSALEFARAKDIIPRGEAAARRHADFLQRLSMRAQDYEAYRLAQVDRARVSAAARRLAVDTSGLKFVNPQAVEASIRTEEGTIPSDEKLVGRVARLFGRGDLDRVDYHFVDRDGERTLVVETRDKARGPNYVRVGLALSSDFEGEGRFSLRLFHAMTWLNRLGGEWRNRLQLGFNPSLVSEFHQPLDLRGRWFVAPRVEISQSVFDLYAGETRVAQYQVRRAGIGLDAGASLDQWGEIRAGVYRGSASATPSVALPLFSPLDAEVGNVSLRGHYDTLDNINFPGQGTIATAGILRSLAALGADRQYVRADLDAAHAFGYRNHQFLVGLRGGKALSGSLPFHDVYGLGGLFNLSGHQIGRYVGESFAIGRVIYWHRLDRIPAFADGLYWGGSLEAGNMYKRLDSSPDARGLIVAASLFLAADTALGPVYLAWGHAETGPDALYLFLGRP; encoded by the coding sequence ATGAATTATAAGTGCCGCCGGGGGAGCGGGACGGGCGGCGGCCGGCTTTCGCATTCCCGCACGATTCGTGGGCTTGCCGCGGGGATCGCCATGGTCACGGCCGTGCTCCTTCCGGGCAGTTCGCATGCCTGCCGCGACGTGCCTGATCCGCCGCGCCCGCGGATCGGGCTTGTGCTTTCCGGAGGAGGCGCGCTCGGTCTGGCGCACGTCGGCGTGCTGCGGGTCATCGAGGAACTGCGCATTCCCGTCGACTGCATCGCGGGCACGAGCATGGGGGCGATCGTGGGCGCGGCCTACGCCAGCGGGATGACCCCCGAGGAGATGGAGCGCAGGCTGCGCGAAACGCAGTGGGATCGCGTTTTCCGCGATGCGCCTGCGCGAAGCGAACAGTCCCTGCTGCACAAGCAGCTCGATTCCGTGGGCCTGTGGAGCCTGGAACTGGGCGTGAGCCGCGGCCTGCCGGTGCTGCCCAAGGGCGCCATCAGCGGTCAGCAGATGCTCGCGACCCTGCGCTCGTTCGTGCAGGAGCCTGCCAACGGGGATTTCGACCGGCTGCCCATTCCATTCCGGGCGGTGGCCACGGACATCGAGACCGGCGAAGCGGTCGTCCTGTCGCGGGGCGATCTCGCCCGTGCCATGCGGGCCAGCATGTCGGTGCCCGGCATTGTCTCTCCCGAGGAGATCGACGGACGCGTGCTGCTGGACGGCGGGCTCGTCCGCAATCTGCCGGTGGACGTGGTGCGCGCCATGGGCGCGGACATCGTGATCGCGGTGAACCTCGGCACCAAGCTCCTCAAGCGCGAGGAGTTGCAGAGCGTCCTGGGCGTGTCGGTCCAGATGATCAACATCCTGACCGAGCAGAACGTGCGCCGGTCTCTATCGGAACTCAGGCAGGGCGATCTGCTGGTCGAGCCGGACCTGGCAGGTTTCAGCGCTCTGGAGTTCGCCCGCGCGAAGGACATCATTCCGCGAGGCGAAGCGGCGGCCAGAAGGCACGCGGATTTCCTTCAGCGCCTGAGCATGCGCGCCCAGGACTACGAGGCCTACCGCCTGGCCCAGGTCGACCGCGCGAGAGTGTCGGCTGCGGCCCGCCGTCTCGCCGTCGACACGAGCGGTCTCAAGTTCGTGAATCCGCAGGCGGTGGAGGCCTCGATCCGGACCGAGGAAGGCACGATCCCTTCGGACGAGAAGCTGGTCGGTCGCGTGGCCAGGCTCTTCGGCCGGGGTGATCTCGACCGTGTCGACTATCACTTCGTGGACCGCGACGGCGAGCGCACGCTGGTGGTCGAGACGCGCGACAAGGCGCGGGGCCCCAACTACGTACGGGTGGGGCTTGCCCTGTCGAGTGACTTCGAGGGGGAGGGGCGATTCAGCCTGCGGCTCTTCCATGCGATGACCTGGCTCAACCGGCTGGGGGGCGAGTGGCGCAACCGGCTGCAGCTCGGCTTCAATCCTTCCCTCGTGTCGGAGTTCCATCAGCCCCTCGACTTGCGAGGCCGATGGTTCGTCGCGCCGCGGGTGGAGATTTCGCAAAGCGTCTTCGACCTCTACGCGGGCGAGACGCGTGTGGCTCAGTACCAGGTGCGCCGCGCCGGTATCGGCCTCGACGCGGGAGCGAGCCTCGATCAATGGGGAGAGATCCGTGCCGGCGTCTATCGCGGCAGCGCTTCGGCCACGCCTTCGGTCGCCCTCCCACTGTTCAGTCCGCTGGACGCCGAGGTCGGCAACGTGTCGCTGCGCGGTCACTACGACACGCTCGACAACATCAATTTCCCGGGGCAGGGGACCATCGCGACGGCGGGAATCCTGCGCTCGCTTGCGGCGCTCGGCGCAGACCGGCAGTACGTCCGGGCCGATCTCGATGCGGCGCACGCCTTCGGCTATCGCAACCACCAGTTTCTCGTCGGCCTGCGCGGCGGCAAGGCCCTTTCGGGAAGTCTGCCGTTTCACGATGTCTATGGTCTGGGTGGCCTGTTCAATCTGTCGGGTCACCAGATCGGCCGGTACGTCGGAGAATCGTTCGCGATCGGGCGTGTGATCTACTGGCACCGGCTCGACCGCATTCCCGCCTTCGCCGACGGTCTGTACTGGGGCGGATCGCTGGAGGCGGGGAACATGTACAAGCGTCTGGACAGCAGCCCTGACGCGCGCGGACTGATCGTCGCGGCATCGCTCTTTCTTGCGGCGGATACCGCGCTTGGCCCGGTGTATCTCGCCTGGGGACACGCCGAGACGGGTCCGGACGCCCTGTACTTGTTCCTCGGGCGCCCGTGA